The following nucleotide sequence is from Gymnodinialimonas sp. 202GB13-11.
GCGCGGCGTAATCTTCCAGAATTATTCGCTGATGCCGTGGCTAACGGTGAACGGGAATGTGGGCCTTGCGGTCGACACGATGTTTGCGGGTCTGTCGAAGGCGGAACGGGCTGCGAAGGTCGAGAAATACGTTGAGATGGTGAGGCTGGGCCACGCCGCCGGGCGGCGGCCTGCGGAACTGTCGGGCGGTATGCGGCAGCGCGTGAACGTGGCGCGGGCGCTGGCCATGGACCCCGAGATGCTTCTTCTCGATGAGCCGCTATCAGCGCTCGACGCCCTGACCCGGGGCAATCTTGCCGAAGAGATTGAGCGGATCTGGGAGGCGGACAAGAAGACCTGCGTCCTGATTACCAATGACGTGGATGAGGCGATCTTGTTGGCCGACCGGATCATTCCGCTGAACCCAGACGGCACGTTGGCGGACCCGATTGAAGTGGGCATTGCACGGCCGCGGGATCGCTCGGCCATGAACAACGATGAGGTGTTCAAGCGTCTGCGGGCCGAGGTCACGACCTACCTGATGGATGTGGGGATCGAGGCGAAGGTCGAGGGATCTCGCGTGTTGCCCGATGTGACGCCGATCCATGGCGTGCCGGTGGCGGTGAAGAACGCGGCGCAGTCTGCGTTGGAGGAGCGGTATCTGGAGTTTTCCAAGGTCCACAAGGTTTACCCGACGCCGAAGGGGCCGCTGACCGTGGTGGAGGATTTCGATCTGAAGCTGCGGAAAGGCGAGTTCATCTCTTTGATCGGGCATTCGGGGTGCGGGAAGTCCACGGCTTTGACGATGGTGGCGGGGCTGAACGAGATCAGTAAGGGCGCGATCAAGCTGGATGGTGTTGCGGTAGAGGGGGCGGACCCCGAACGCGCCGTGGTGTTCCAGTCGCCGTCTTTGTTCCCTTGGCTGACGGCGCGTGAGAACTGCGCAATCGGGGTCGATAAGGTTTACCCCAAGGCCAGCCGGGCCGAGCGGCAGGATGTGGTGGAATACTACTTGGAGCGGGTCGGGCTGGCCGATGCGATGGACAAGCAGGCCGCTGATCTGTCGAACGGGATGAAGCAGAGGGTTGGGATTGCGCGTGCGTTTGCGTTGAGCCCGAAGCTGCTGTTGCTGGACGAGCCGTTCGGGATGTTGGACAGCCTCACGCGGTGGGAGCTGCAAGAGGTTCTCATGGAAGTGTGGAGCCGGACCAAGGTGACCGCCATCTGCGTGACGCATGATGTGGATGAGGCGATCCTGCTGGCCGACAGGGTGGTGATGATGACCAACGGGCCGCAGGCGACGATTGGGAAGATCACCGAGGTCGACCTGCCGCGTCCGAGGACGCGCAAGGCGCTTCTGGAGCACCCGGATTACTACGCCTACCGGCAGGATGTGCTCGATTTCCTTGAGGAGTACGAGCATGGCGCGAAACCAAAGAAACCTGCGCCAACTGCGATTGCGGCGGAGTAGCTGACATGGGCAAAGAGAGACTCGTAGTGATTGGGGCGGGCATGGCCTCAGGCCGTGTGCTGGAGCATCTGACAGAGGCCGCCCCGGACGCCTTCGACATCACGCTGTTCAACGCGGAGCCTCGGGGCAACTACAATCGCATCATGCTGTCGCCGGTGCTTGCGGGCGACCAGACCTACGCCGATATCGTGACCCATGATGAGGGTTGGTACGCAGAGCGGAGCATCGCCACGCGGTTCGGAGAGAAGGTGCTGGAGATCGACCGTGAGGCGAAGGTCGTTGTGGGCGAGAACGGCCATGTTCCCTACGACAAGCTGATCTTTGGGACTGGATCGAACCCGTTCATGATCCCGCTGCCTGGCCATGATCTGGAGGGGGTGATCGCCTACCGCGATCTGGAAGATACGGAATGCATGATGGACCTCAAGGCCGGTCAGAAATGCGTCGTGATCGGTGGGGGGCTTTTGGGCCTTGAGGCTGCTGCGGGCATGGCCGCGCGAGGCGTTGATGTCACCGTCGTACATATCATGGGCCACCTGATGGAGCGGCAGTTGGATGAAGCGGCGGGTTACCTGCTGCGCAAGTCGCTGGAAGATAAGGGCATCACGATCAAGCTTCAGGCGAACTCCAAGGAGATCGTGGGCGAAGACGGCAAAGTCTGCGCGTTGATGCTGGACGATGGCACGGAATTGCCCTGCGAGCTGCTGGTCATGGCGGTCGGCATCCGGCCCAACGTTGCACTGGCGCAAGCCGCGGGTCTCGCCGTGGGCAATGGCATCCATGTGGATGATCAGATGTGCACCAGCGACGCGGATGTGTTTGCCGTGGGCGAGTGCGTGGAGCATCAGGGCGCGATCTTCGGCCTTGTCGCGCCGCTTTATGATCAGGCGAAGGTTCTGGCGCAGTCGCTTCTCGGTGAAGAGGCTGCGTTTGTGCAGAAGTCACTCAGCACCAAGCTGAAGGTGACGGGCTGCGACCTGTTCAGCGCCGGTGACTTCGCGGATGGCGAGGGGCGCGAAGACATCGTTTTTCGCGACCCATCGCGCGGCGTCTACAAGCGACTTGTTATAGAAGAAAATAGGCTCGTCGGCGCGGTCATGTATGGCGACACGGCCGATGGCAGTTGGTACTTTGGCCTAATCCGCGATGGCACCGATATCGAAGAGATGCGGGAGACGCTGATCTTTGGCCCTGCCTATCAGGGGGGCGATACTGCGGACCCTCTCTCAGCCGTTGCAGCCTTGCCGCTTGATGCGGAGATCTGTGGCTGCAACGGCGTTTGCAAAGGGACCGTCGTTGAGGCGATTGAGGGCGGTGCAGGTGATCTGGGCGCGGTGCGCGCGACGACCAAGGCCAGCGCCTCCTGCGGGACCTGTACGGGGCTGGTGGAGCAGTTGTTGCAAGTCACGCTGGGCGATGACTTCGAAATGCCAACGGCGCAGCCGGTTTGCGGCTGCACCGATCACACGCACGAGGATGTGCGGCGGCTGATAAAGACGATGCCGCTGAAGTCGCAGGAGGCGGTCTGGCAAGAGCTTGGCTGGAGCACGCGCAACGGCTGCCATGTCTGCCGTCCGGCGATCAACTTCTACCTGCTGGCCGATTGGCCGCTGGATTATCAGGACGATCCGCAATCGCGGTTCATCAACGAGCGTAAGCACGCGAATATCCAGAAGGATGGGACGTTCAGCGTGGTGCCGCGCATGTGGGGTGGGATCACGAACCCGACCGAATTGCGCGCCATTGCCGATGCGGCTGACAAATACAAAGTGCCGACCGTGAAAGTGACGGGCGGGCAGCGCATCGACCTGCTGGGTGTGAAGGGCGAGGACCTGCCCGCCATCTGGGCTGATCTGAACAAGGCCGGGCTGGTCTCGGGCCATGCCTATTCCAAGGGGCTGCGCACGGTGAAGACCTGTGTGGGCACGGATCATTGCCGGTTCGGGACGCAGGATTCGACGGGTCTGGGCATCAAGTTGGAGCAAGCGCTCTGGGGGTCCTGGACGCCGCACAAGGTGAAGCTTGGCGTCTCGGGCTGCCCGCGCAATTGCGCGGAGGCGACGTGTAAGGATGTGGGCATCATCTGTGTCGATAGTGGTTATCAGGTGGGTGTTGCGGGTGCTGCCGGTATGGACGTGAAAGAAACCGAACGGCTGATCGACGTGGCCACCGAGGCCGAGGCCATCGACGTGACCGTGGCGTTTGTTCAGCTCTACCGGGAGAACGCCAAGTACCTCGACCGGCCCTACAAATGGGTTGCGAAGGTGGGCCTCGACTGGGTGAAAGAGCGGATCAACGACCTGGACGAACGCGCGCGTTTGATCGAGGCGTTCGAGCTTTCGCAGTCGATCTATCGCAAGGATCCCTGGGCGGAACATGCCGCTGAGAAGGCAGAGCGCTATCAGCCGCTCGCTGACCTTACGCTGGAGGCGGCAGAATGAGCTGGATCGACATTGGATCAATCGATGATGTGCCACTCAGGGGCGCGCGCAAGTTGAAGACGCGGTTGGGCTGTGTCGCTGTGTTCCGTACGGACACGGAAGAAGTCTTCGCGGCCTCCAATACCTGCCCCCACAAGGGCGGGCCACTGGCCGAGGGGATCGTGCATGGGCAATCGGTAACCTGCCCGTTGCACAACTGGGTTTTTGATCTGAACACAGGGCAGGCGCAAGGTGAGGACGGGCAGATTGCCACTTATCCCGTGCGGGTCGACGCCGGGCGCATCCTGATTGACGGGACGGCCTTGGCCGCACGGAGTGCCGCGTGATGGATGGCAGTCCAGCCTCGCCTGAAGTTCGCTCGACCTGTCCCTATTGTGGGGTGGGCTGTGGCGTGTTGCTGCGGCGCGAGGGCGACGGGTTGGCGGTGCGCGGCGATCCAGCCCATCCGGCGAATTATGGGCGGCTCTGTTCTAAGGGCACGGCGTTGGGCGAGACAGTCGGCTTGGGTCACCGCTTGCGGGCACCGATAGTTGGCGGGGTCGAGACCGGTTGGGATGAGGCGCTGCAATTGGTGGCGGATCGGTTTAGCGACGTGGCGCGCGACCACGGCCCGGATGCGACGGCGTTTTACGTGTCGGGCCAGTTGCTGACTGAGGATTACTACGTCGCCAACAAGCTGATGAAAGGATTCATCAGGTCGGCTAATATCGACACGAATTCAAGGCTTTGCATGGCCTCGACGGTAGCGGGGCACAAGCGGGCCTTTGGCACGGATACCGTGCCGGGGACTTACGAGGATCTGGATCAAGCGGACCTGGTGGTTTTGGTCGGATCGAACCTCGCCTGGTGCCACCCCGTGCTGTTTCAGCGGGTCAGGGCGTCGGGCGCGAAGGTGGTGGTGATCGATCCACGGCGGACGGCATCTTGCGACGGGGCGACTCTGCATCTGGCGATTGAGCCGGGAGCGGATGTGGCGCTGTTCAATGGGTTGTTGCGTGCGATTGCCGAGCGGGGCGCGGTGGATGCAGATTTCGGCGCGCACACCGATGGATTGGACGCCGCACTTGCCGCTGCGCGCGCTGACACAGCGACGACAGGCCTGAGCCCTGAGGACGAGCGGGCTTTTTACGATCTGTGGATTGGGACCGAGAAGGTTGTCACGATCTTCAGTCAGGGTGTGAACCAGTCGACCAGCGGGTCGGATAAGGTCAACGCAATCCTGAATTGTCATCTGGCGACGGGGCGGATCGGGAAGCCGGGCATGGGACCGTTCTCCGTCACCGGGCAGCCCAATGCGATGGGCGGGCGAGAGGTGGGCGGGTTGGCCAATATGCTGGCCTGCCATCTGGATCTGGAAAACGCCGAACACCGCGCGGCGGTGCAGGGATTTTGGAACGCCGGTGATCTGCCGCAGGCCGCGGGCCTGAAGGCGGTGGATATGTTCCGGGCTGTGGGGGAGGGGCGCATCAAGGCGCTGTGGATCATCCACACCAATCCGGCCGTCTCGATGCCCGACGCGGATGCCGTGCGCGACGCGATTTCAGGCTGCGAGTTTGTCGTGGTCAGCGATGTCACGGGGGCCACGGACACGGCGCGGCTGGCCGATGTTCTGCTGCCTGCCACCGCTTGGGCGGAGAAGGAGGGCACAGTCACCAACTCTGACCGCACCATCAGCCGACAGCGCGCGGTTTTGCCGGCACCGGGACATGCGCGGCCGGATTGGGATATCCTGGCCGAAGTTGGTCGCCGAATGGGTTTTGAGACGGCTTTCGATTACGAAACGCCTGCTGAGATTTTTCGAGAGCATGCTGCACTGTCAGGCATTGCCGGAGCGCATTTTGGGCGGGATTTCGATATCTCAGGTCTCGCGGATCTGAGTGACGCCGAATACGACACACTCGCGCCTACGCGCTGGCCAACCACGAAGAGCCGCACCGGCGGTCGCTTCTTTGCGGATGGACGGTTCTTTCACCCTGACGGAAAGGCGCGGTTCGTGCCTGTTACCACGCGCTCACCCGCCGCCACGCCGACCCCGGCGTACCCTTACCGCCTCAACTCCGGTCGGGTCCGCGACCAATGGCATACGATGACGCGCACCGGCCTGAGCGCGCGCCTGTCCGGGCACCTGGCGGAGCCGTATTTGGATATTCATCCGCAGGATGCTGTCGCGTTAGACATCAACCCCGCCGATCTGGTTGAGGTCACAAGCCCGCATGGTATGGCGATCCTGCGCGCGCGACTGACCACAGATGTGCAACCTGGCCAGATGTTTGCACCTATGCACTGGACCGGTGAAACCGCCCCGACGGGTCGGATCGATGCGCTGGTGGCACCGGCAACGGACCCGGTTTCAGGCCAGCCGGAAAGCAAGGCTGCGGTTGTCTCGGTCAAGCGGATGCAAGCGGCCTGGTACGGCTTTGCGGTTTCAACCATGCCGATGCGGCCGGAAAGTGACTATTGGGCCGTCGCCGCCACTCCCGCCGGCTATCGCATGGAACTGGCAGGCTACACGCGCCCCGAGGAATGGGACGCCGCCGCAAGGGCGCTGTTTGGCATAGAGGATGCCGCCGCGATCTCAGTGAAAGATCCGGCCCGGGGCACAGCCCGCATTGCCTTTGAGCAGGACGGGCGCATCACGGCAGCCCTATTTGTGGCGCCTGAGCCGATTGCGATCATGCGCGACTATATCGCGGGTCTTCCCGGGACATCCGCCCCGGCCAATCTGACAGGCCGCCCCCCAGCGGATGTGGTCGATGCCGGCGCGATCCTTTGTGCGTGTTTCGGTGTCGGGATCAACACCATCGTCACGGCGATTGAGACGGACGGCCTGTTGAGCGTTGAGGCCATTGGCGAGGCCCTTCAGGCGGGCACAAATTGCGGCTCTTGCAGGCCGGAACTGGCCAGCCTGATCGCCCGCAGTCAGCACCGGGAGGCCGCGGAATGAGCCTTGCACCTTTTGTCGCTGCGCTTGGACGCGGGCCGGGTCGGTCACGGTCGCTGACGCAAGCAGAAGCCACCGAGGCAATGGACATCATGCTGTCAGGTGGGGCCGCGCCCGAGGCGGTCGGTGCCCTGCTGATGCTGTTACGCATGAAGGGCGAGACGGCGGAAGAGATTGCGGGATTTGCCGGGGCGGCGCAGGCTGCTTGCCCGGCCCTGCCACGCGCCGATCTGGATTGGCCGTCCTATGCGGCGGGCCGCACGCGCGGCTTGCCGTGGTTTCTTCTGTCTGCCCGTTTGGTGGCGCTGAATGGGCATCGCGTGATGCTGCATGGCTGGAACGGGACGGATAGCGCGGTGCGCGTTCACCTTAAGACGGCGGGCATTCCCGTCGCCCGGACATTCGGTGAGGTGGAGCGCGCGTTGGGCAACGCCAATATCGTCTATTTGCCGTTGGAAGACTTGAATCCGAACCTGTTTCGCTTGCTTGCCTTGCGTCCGGTTCTTGGCCTGCGCTCATGCATCAACACAGTGGCGCGGATGGCGAACCCGGGCCGGGCCTCGGCCAGCGTGCAGGGTGTGTTCCACCCCTCCTACCGCCTGTTGCAGGCCGACGCAGCCCAACGCCTTGGTTGGCAGGCGTTGAGTGTCATCAAGGGCGGGGGCGGGGAGTTCGAACGCCATCCCGGTAAGGCGATATCGGCCTTTGGTTTGCGGGCAGGCAAGTCGTGGGAGGCGCTGCATGAAAGCCTGTCAACCGACACTCGGCGCTTGGCGGAAGTGGGCGCCGGTTCTGATCTGGAGTCGATCTGGTCGGGCGCAGCTCACGATGGTTTTGCCGAATCCATCGTGATCGGCACTGCTGCCTTGGCGCTCGACACGCTTGGATCGGTGGACCCGCTTAAAGCGGCCCGCGACCTGTGGTGCGCTCGTCCGACCCTGTTAACGGAGGTTGCCGCATGAAAAGCTTTCCGATGTTCTTTCGCACAAGCGGACGGCGCATTGTCATCGCCGGAGGTGGCGAGCAGGCTGCGCAAAAGGCGCGGCTGATCCTGAAAACCGACGCACAGATTGTGTTGGCCGCGCCCGAGCTTGATGAGGAATTGGCCGCATTGGTGGCAGATGGTCGGGCTGAGCATCATGCGCAGGCCCTGACGCCGGAAGCATTCTCCGGGGCCGCCATGGCCTTTATTGCTACCGGTTGCCCCGGATGGGACGCGGCCCTGCACGGGTTGGCCAAGGCCGCGCATTGCCCGGTGAATGTGGTCGATCGACCCGACCTTTGTGACATCACCACGCCGTCTATCGTGGACCGTGATCCGGTTGTGGTCGCCATCGGGACAGAGGGCACAGCCCCCGTTTTGGGGCGCGATCTGAAGACCCGGATCGAACAGATGCTGCCCGCGAATATCGGCGGGCTGGCCGCACTGGCGGGTCGTTTGCGCCCTGCGGTGGCGAACCATGTGCCCCGTGCGAAACGGCGCGCTTTCTGGGCCTGGGTTTTCAAATCAGGCCCGCGCGATGCCTGGGTCAGAGGCGCGGAACGCGAGGCAGCGCAACAGATCAAACAGGCCATCGCCACATCCGCTGCGCCAGGGGCGGATGAAGCTGGTTCTATCACATTGGTTGGTGCAGGGCCGGGCGCGCGCGATCTGCTTACCTTGCGCGCGGTTGAGCGGCTGCAGGAAGCCGATGTGGTTTTCTACGATCGGCTTGTGGATGCGGAGGTGTTGGAGCTTGCCCGCCGCGACGCGGAGCGGGTCTTTGTGGGTAAACATGTTGGCGCCCATGCCTGGCCGCAAGATCGCATCAGTCAGGCGATCGTGGCTGAGGCGTCAAAGGGTCGTCGGGTGGTGCGGTTGAAGTCGGGCGATCCGGGCATTTTCGGCCGTGCCGGTGAAGAGGTTGAAGCGGCGCGGGCTGCCGGTGTCGCGGTTGAGATCGTGCCGGGTGTGACCGCGGCCTCGGCTGCGGCGGCGTCGTTGGGGCAAAGCCTGACCCTGCGCGGTCAAACGGATACGCTGGTTTTGGCGACTGGCACTGGTTGCGCAGACGCGCCTTTGCCCGATTGCGTGCGCCACGCCGGGCCAGGAACGACCGTTGCGGTCTATATGGGCGCACGGCAAGTTGATCGGATTTGTGCAGCGCTTGCGGAGCGGGGGTTCCCCGAAGACGCGCAGATCGACGTTTGCGTGGATGTCTCGAAAGGAAGCCAGCGCCTGTTGTCAGCCGCATTGAAGGATGTTCCCGAATTGCTGAGATCTGAGGCGATAGACGGCTGCGCCATTTTGCTGGTCAGGTGGCCGAAAAGGCTTGCCCAGATCAGTGCAAGGCCTGTCTTCCAATCGAGCTCCAACCTAATTGCAGGTTTGATTAATGAATCGCGAACCGTCGAAGAGCGGATCTCTGTGAATGTCCGAGCCTAAAGAGACTGCGGCTGACCGCTATTCGTCCAAGCGCTCCACGCGCTCAAGAAACTCGATCAGTTTGCGCGTGAGCTTCTTTTGGGGGCCTATGTCGGGCCAAACTGCGTAGATGCCAAGATCAGGTGGGGACCATCGCGGAAGCACTTCCACCAAACGGCCTTCTGCGATCTCGATGTCCACTTCACTGTCGGGGAGGTGCTGAACGCCCAGTCCCTCCAGCACTCCAGCCTTCGCGGCCGACAATGAATGAACCTCCAGGCGCACATTTTCCGGCTGGAAACTCACCTGCTCCTCTTTGCAGACAAGTGTGATTGTGTCGGGCAGCATCGCCATTGCGATGAAATCACAGCTCTGTAGATCGGTCAGCGTTTTGATCGGTGGTCGCTTCGCCAGATAGTCAGGGCTTGCGACGATCTTGCGCCCGAACGTGCCAATGCGTTTGCTCTTCAGCGCACTGTCGCGCAGCACTCCCAGCCGGATTGCCAAGTCGAAGCCTTCTTTCACCAAATCCACCTGCTGGTCGCTGCTATGGAGCGACACGGCGACCATGGGATGCTCGTGAGCAAAGCGCAGAATGGCCCGGTTGAACGGGTTTCGATCTCCGAAGGCGGGCAGAGTGACCCGAAGCGAGCCGACCAGTTGATCGTTTGCCTCGGCCAAAACATCCAGTGCGTCCTTGGCAGCAGCGACCATAGCGCGGGCGGCGGGCAGGATCGCTTTGCCTTCCGGTGTCAGTGACAAGGCCCGGGTCGAGCGAAAAAACAGCGATGCCCCGACCTTGGCCTCCAGCTTCGACACATGATGGCTGACGACTGAGGTCGAAAGCTTGAGGCGCCGCCCTGCTGCGCTGAAGCTTCCAGCGTCATGGACCGCGGCCAAAACGGCGAGGGAACGATATTCATCCATCTTTCTATTCTATCGAAAAGTGATCCCTACACAATTGGGATAATCAAACGGCAGGACGTTCCTTAAATCTGTGATCCATAGCAAGGACCGACAGATGACACAGAGCAATCTACACTTCAGCACGACACATGCGTCCCGTTACCTTCAGCAACTGGCTAAGCACTTCGGACATAAGGTTCCGGTGACATTCACGCCTAGCGAGGGGGAAGTAAGCCTCCCCTTTGGCACTTGCGAAATGGCGGCAACAGACGCGGCATTGTCGATCACCGTTTCGGGAGAGACCCGCGATATCCCGCGTCTTGAGCACTTCGTAGGCGACCACCTCGCCCGCTTTGCATTCCGCGAAAACCCAACCCTGACCTGGCAGCGTACTGCCTGACTCCAACTGGAAGGATCATCCAATGATGAAACCAATTACGACATTCGCAGCCCTGGCGCTCAGCACGACGGCTGCTATGGCAGACACCGCCGAGAATAGGCAGCTCGTCATCGACGCGATGACCGAGGTCCTCATTCGTGGCAACGTTGACGCGATCCCGGACTACTTCGCTGACCCTTACATCCAGCACAATCCCATGGCGGCGTCGGGCATCGATGCGCTGGCCGGTTTGGTCGGTCACATGCAGGGAGACCCGGAGGGCACATTTGAGCCCGCTCGGATCATCGCCGAAGATGATTTGGTCGTGACCCACTACGTCTACGAAAACTTCGGGCCCGTTCCGCTCGTCGCATTTGACGTCTTCCGCATTGAAGAGGGCCGGATCGTTGAGCATTGGGACAATATGATC
It contains:
- a CDS encoding ABC transporter ATP-binding protein, with the protein product MAFLELNNVSKSYGETPVLKDINLSVEEGEFLVLLGFSGTGKTTLINLMAGLEMPTKGEVTFKGEPVVEPGPERGVIFQNYSLMPWLTVNGNVGLAVDTMFAGLSKAERAAKVEKYVEMVRLGHAAGRRPAELSGGMRQRVNVARALAMDPEMLLLDEPLSALDALTRGNLAEEIERIWEADKKTCVLITNDVDEAILLADRIIPLNPDGTLADPIEVGIARPRDRSAMNNDEVFKRLRAEVTTYLMDVGIEAKVEGSRVLPDVTPIHGVPVAVKNAAQSALEERYLEFSKVHKVYPTPKGPLTVVEDFDLKLRKGEFISLIGHSGCGKSTALTMVAGLNEISKGAIKLDGVAVEGADPERAVVFQSPSLFPWLTARENCAIGVDKVYPKASRAERQDVVEYYLERVGLADAMDKQAADLSNGMKQRVGIARAFALSPKLLLLDEPFGMLDSLTRWELQEVLMEVWSRTKVTAICVTHDVDEAILLADRVVMMTNGPQATIGKITEVDLPRPRTRKALLEHPDYYAYRQDVLDFLEEYEHGAKPKKPAPTAIAAE
- the nirB gene encoding nitrite reductase large subunit NirB gives rise to the protein MGKERLVVIGAGMASGRVLEHLTEAAPDAFDITLFNAEPRGNYNRIMLSPVLAGDQTYADIVTHDEGWYAERSIATRFGEKVLEIDREAKVVVGENGHVPYDKLIFGTGSNPFMIPLPGHDLEGVIAYRDLEDTECMMDLKAGQKCVVIGGGLLGLEAAAGMAARGVDVTVVHIMGHLMERQLDEAAGYLLRKSLEDKGITIKLQANSKEIVGEDGKVCALMLDDGTELPCELLVMAVGIRPNVALAQAAGLAVGNGIHVDDQMCTSDADVFAVGECVEHQGAIFGLVAPLYDQAKVLAQSLLGEEAAFVQKSLSTKLKVTGCDLFSAGDFADGEGREDIVFRDPSRGVYKRLVIEENRLVGAVMYGDTADGSWYFGLIRDGTDIEEMRETLIFGPAYQGGDTADPLSAVAALPLDAEICGCNGVCKGTVVEAIEGGAGDLGAVRATTKASASCGTCTGLVEQLLQVTLGDDFEMPTAQPVCGCTDHTHEDVRRLIKTMPLKSQEAVWQELGWSTRNGCHVCRPAINFYLLADWPLDYQDDPQSRFINERKHANIQKDGTFSVVPRMWGGITNPTELRAIADAADKYKVPTVKVTGGQRIDLLGVKGEDLPAIWADLNKAGLVSGHAYSKGLRTVKTCVGTDHCRFGTQDSTGLGIKLEQALWGSWTPHKVKLGVSGCPRNCAEATCKDVGIICVDSGYQVGVAGAAGMDVKETERLIDVATEAEAIDVTVAFVQLYRENAKYLDRPYKWVAKVGLDWVKERINDLDERARLIEAFELSQSIYRKDPWAEHAAEKAERYQPLADLTLEAAE
- the nirD gene encoding nitrite reductase small subunit NirD; its protein translation is MSWIDIGSIDDVPLRGARKLKTRLGCVAVFRTDTEEVFAASNTCPHKGGPLAEGIVHGQSVTCPLHNWVFDLNTGQAQGEDGQIATYPVRVDAGRILIDGTALAARSAA
- a CDS encoding molybdopterin-dependent oxidoreductase, with amino-acid sequence MDGSPASPEVRSTCPYCGVGCGVLLRREGDGLAVRGDPAHPANYGRLCSKGTALGETVGLGHRLRAPIVGGVETGWDEALQLVADRFSDVARDHGPDATAFYVSGQLLTEDYYVANKLMKGFIRSANIDTNSRLCMASTVAGHKRAFGTDTVPGTYEDLDQADLVVLVGSNLAWCHPVLFQRVRASGAKVVVIDPRRTASCDGATLHLAIEPGADVALFNGLLRAIAERGAVDADFGAHTDGLDAALAAARADTATTGLSPEDERAFYDLWIGTEKVVTIFSQGVNQSTSGSDKVNAILNCHLATGRIGKPGMGPFSVTGQPNAMGGREVGGLANMLACHLDLENAEHRAAVQGFWNAGDLPQAAGLKAVDMFRAVGEGRIKALWIIHTNPAVSMPDADAVRDAISGCEFVVVSDVTGATDTARLADVLLPATAWAEKEGTVTNSDRTISRQRAVLPAPGHARPDWDILAEVGRRMGFETAFDYETPAEIFREHAALSGIAGAHFGRDFDISGLADLSDAEYDTLAPTRWPTTKSRTGGRFFADGRFFHPDGKARFVPVTTRSPAATPTPAYPYRLNSGRVRDQWHTMTRTGLSARLSGHLAEPYLDIHPQDAVALDINPADLVEVTSPHGMAILRARLTTDVQPGQMFAPMHWTGETAPTGRIDALVAPATDPVSGQPESKAAVVSVKRMQAAWYGFAVSTMPMRPESDYWAVAATPAGYRMELAGYTRPEEWDAAARALFGIEDAAAISVKDPARGTARIAFEQDGRITAALFVAPEPIAIMRDYIAGLPGTSAPANLTGRPPADVVDAGAILCACFGVGINTIVTAIETDGLLSVEAIGEALQAGTNCGSCRPELASLIARSQHREAAE
- a CDS encoding glycosyl transferase family protein: MSLAPFVAALGRGPGRSRSLTQAEATEAMDIMLSGGAAPEAVGALLMLLRMKGETAEEIAGFAGAAQAACPALPRADLDWPSYAAGRTRGLPWFLLSARLVALNGHRVMLHGWNGTDSAVRVHLKTAGIPVARTFGEVERALGNANIVYLPLEDLNPNLFRLLALRPVLGLRSCINTVARMANPGRASASVQGVFHPSYRLLQADAAQRLGWQALSVIKGGGGEFERHPGKAISAFGLRAGKSWEALHESLSTDTRRLAEVGAGSDLESIWSGAAHDGFAESIVIGTAALALDTLGSVDPLKAARDLWCARPTLLTEVAA
- the cysG gene encoding siroheme synthase CysG, with the protein product MKSFPMFFRTSGRRIVIAGGGEQAAQKARLILKTDAQIVLAAPELDEELAALVADGRAEHHAQALTPEAFSGAAMAFIATGCPGWDAALHGLAKAAHCPVNVVDRPDLCDITTPSIVDRDPVVVAIGTEGTAPVLGRDLKTRIEQMLPANIGGLAALAGRLRPAVANHVPRAKRRAFWAWVFKSGPRDAWVRGAEREAAQQIKQAIATSAAPGADEAGSITLVGAGPGARDLLTLRAVERLQEADVVFYDRLVDAEVLELARRDAERVFVGKHVGAHAWPQDRISQAIVAEASKGRRVVRLKSGDPGIFGRAGEEVEAARAAGVAVEIVPGVTAASAAAASLGQSLTLRGQTDTLVLATGTGCADAPLPDCVRHAGPGTTVAVYMGARQVDRICAALAERGFPEDAQIDVCVDVSKGSQRLLSAALKDVPELLRSEAIDGCAILLVRWPKRLAQISARPVFQSSSNLIAGLINESRTVEERISVNVRA
- a CDS encoding LysR family transcriptional regulator, with the translated sequence MDEYRSLAVLAAVHDAGSFSAAGRRLKLSTSVVSHHVSKLEAKVGASLFFRSTRALSLTPEGKAILPAARAMVAAAKDALDVLAEANDQLVGSLRVTLPAFGDRNPFNRAILRFAHEHPMVAVSLHSSDQQVDLVKEGFDLAIRLGVLRDSALKSKRIGTFGRKIVASPDYLAKRPPIKTLTDLQSCDFIAMAMLPDTITLVCKEEQVSFQPENVRLEVHSLSAAKAGVLEGLGVQHLPDSEVDIEIAEGRLVEVLPRWSPPDLGIYAVWPDIGPQKKLTRKLIEFLERVERLDE
- a CDS encoding DUF2218 domain-containing protein, translated to MTQSNLHFSTTHASRYLQQLAKHFGHKVPVTFTPSEGEVSLPFGTCEMAATDAALSITVSGETRDIPRLEHFVGDHLARFAFRENPTLTWQRTA